GGGCTAACTACGCTAAAACAATTTGGATCATGCTTGTGGAGTTGTGGCAGTAGTCTTATGATTTAAGAAAACTGGGTTGCATAAACCCAGTTTAGAGTAGGTGGGGTTATGTGATGTTTTCAGGAGAAGTGGAGTGAAATATTGCCACCACaaacaggaaaagaaaaatggatCCTTAGTTCTAACAAACCTCTATCTTGTGCTTTCCATTTAGAGCTTCTATTGCAGCTACAGCTTGCTCCTTGGTTTCATATTTCAGAAAGGCACAGCCAGCTGCAACATCCACGGATGATGAAATTAAATGTACAGAAAAGTGTAATAAAAGTGAATAAGCAATCGATCTTCCATCCCTATCTACTGTCGCCACTAGATAAATATACCTTTGCTTGCCTGCTGCGAACCTCTCAAAATCTGCAAATCTTTGATATTCCCATATTGTGAAAATAAATCAGTCATTTCAGCATCTGTTACATTTTTCGGGAGCATTCCAACAAAAAGCTTGTGCTCTGGAAGTAACCCAACAAAAACATGTCAGTGGAAATGATAAATAACTGAGCCAAGATCAACGCACAAATTTGTTATAAACGATACAATTTTGGAGATCCTCATACCCAATCTTTCCAACTCTCCATCAGCATATTTTACTTGCAATGGACTTGATGCCTGGTTTAAAACAGAGAAAAGATGAGAAAAAGAAACATTTAAAGCATCAGGGAGAAGTAAAAGATGTTTGACAATATAATAACTTAATAATTGTGTTAGGAATTTGAAATAATTCCTAAATGATTGGTTGCAATTTTATATGGAGGCCCTTAAAACTTTCTTTGAAGCATTTCAAAAATTTCCCATCCTTAGAAGCATGTTAATATATCACTGTCAGAGAGTGCATCGGCAAACGGCAATGGCAAGTTTTATTTTGATTTATTCAGATTCCTAAATTGCACTTCTACCATTGACTGCTCAAACTAGACATCTAACAACAATATGGGAATGCTAGTGTTGAGTTCAGACCTCTAAGTTTACTATGTAAGCAGTTGATTAGTTTGGAGATAGATTTGAACACAGACAGTACCAGCTCGGCACAATATGTTAAGCAAAATTCAAAGCATTGCAATAATTCCGGACCCCAAAGAAGATAACCTAGACAGGCATTATAGAGGTGAAACAAGCAGGGTTGATAACTTATAGAGGGATCGGTCACTACACTGCGCCCAGGAAAATATAGGTGAAACAAGCAGGGTTATGACCACATACCCCAGTTAGTGTACACTTGTTGTGATATGCAGTCACTGCCTTGTCCGCCTCCTCCCTTGATGGGCAGATCAGGAAGCAGCAACCTGCAAAGTTCCAGTACACTTAGATCAAAGATCAAATTAAGGATACAAAAGGGTAGGAGGCTAGCAGCTTGCCATCTGCAGATTAAATATCCACATTATATAGCATCAAATTTTTTAATTTATGCCAAATGGCATTCCAGTTGAATTTTGCACATGAACAACATGTGTGCAATGAATTCCTTTACGAGAacaatgaatttttttttcgtCCTCAAAAGCAGCAAACATGTGTGCAATTCAGTTGTCCCTAAATTTTACCCAAAACACATGTAGAGAAAATGTAGCTTTGTTCAGTTCCCACTTCCCAGTTAGTCTGTGCCACCAAAGACAGCCTATATTCAGCGGGCCAAGTGAAATCAACCAGCTCGAATCGAAGCTCAACTCCTCTAAATCGCAAGAATTCAACACAATACCAAATCTTAAGTTTGCACCACAAGGTATGCCAAGTGGAACCAAAACTGGAAAGTCTGATCTAGCCCTACACcgaaaaaaatcaaaagatgAGCACTGAATATAAGCACACAGAATTTTGCAACATCGTATGCCAGCTTTGGCTCAAGAACCAGTAATTCAAGCAAACAAACACTGAAGGGGAAATGCCCTGAGCTCAAATGGCAGAAAAACGAGGAGTTTCAAGCAAACGCAGCAACTCCTTACATAGCACGACCAGAAGCCTACAAAATTTACTAGGGGCGCGCTGGATCAGAATTTGACAAAGTTGACCAAGGCTTTCTCGCAACCACATGGAGCTCGCGTCACGGCGTCGCATCCCTCCAGAGCCCACAGAGAACAAGAGTACCACGAATTCAGCGCAAAAGGTAGCAAAATCCCCCAGAAAGCGCGAAATTCCCAACCGCATTGCACAGGAATGGCCAGCCAACCAAGCAACCAATTCCCAGAAAAGCACGAGGCCTTTCGACCCCGCCGGAGCATCCGCGAACAGGAAGGCGGCAACTCGAGCTCTGCGGCGACATTGCCCCGGACCAAGCTCAGAGCCCAGCTGAGAGCCCCCCCGAGAGCAAGGAAATCCTCCCCCCATAGAAAAGCGACGTACGGACGACGGAGCCCCGGAGCTCCGtctccgccgcttcccctcAGCGACCCGCGGCCCAGATCCCGCGCCGAGGGAAGCCGCCCCGCGCGGGAGTCGCATTGGCGGTGCGGGCGAAGGGAAATCCCCGCGCGGAGGTGCGGTGAGGCGTACGGATCCGTTACCTCGCGAGACCCTAGTGGCCCTGTCGCGGATGACGGTGACCTCGTCGACGAGCGCCACGCGGCTGAACATGGCGGCGAGCTCGGACTCGGTCATCTGCTTGGGCACCTGCCCCACGAACAGCTTCACGCTCTCCCTgccgcgcccctccgccgccgccaccccggcgccggcgccccccgccgcctgctgctgctggtccctgtcgccgccgtcctccgccaTTGGCCGGGCGCTAGCTGGCTGGcgggctggctggctggctgggctAGGGTTTGCGCGCGGGAGGGGGGGGCTGGTTGGTTGGTCGCCTCAGggcggaggagaggaaggaaggGCGGGGACGGAGACGGAGCCGCGGGGTTAATACTTGGTAAATAAATGGCGATTTTAAATTAGCGTGGCGTGGTGATGATGATGGGGAGGGTGGGGTGACGAAGAGGAAGGAAGCGGAGGACAAACCGGTGCTCGTGGTGTGCGGTTGCCTGCCTGTGATTGATCTCGCTCTGCGGCCCAAGCCCCTCCCAACGGTTTCCttgccctctctctctcctttgtCGTCTTCTTCTGTCAGGGCTTGTCCCGATCCTGGGGGCAGCGAAAACTATGTCCGGTTAAATTGGGTTCTGGGAGCATTGCCATTTAAATAAAATCTCCTGcagtttttatttatttatcgaGTGCTAGGAGTTATCTGGAACGTTAACGTTGCACGACGACGGGGCAGGCCCAAAGCCTCAAAGGATAACGACAATGTTCGTGGTAAGATGATCGAGAAATTTTGTGAAAAATGCGTCTAGGCAGAATCAGTGTAAAGCTCGATTCAGACATCCGTTTTTATGATTTATCACACAAATGCTTTAAAAAATTATTATCACACAAATGAGCCTGAGTTTAGCTCATGCAATTAATTAAGGAGAAATGAACTAAAATAGCATGCTACGTAGTTAATTAGCTATTTGAAAGCACCATTTGGTACCTACCGAGGTCACATTCGGCTCAAGAGTAGATGAGATGATGCGGTAAGAAAGTTATTAGGGGTAAGAATGGTCACTAATGCTATTTATGTAAATGTTGGGAGTGAAATAATCGTTGGTTCCATGTGTTCATCCCGTGCCCCAATGTGAATGGTGACAGTGAAAATAGTTGTTGTAGATTGCTAACCGTGGGACGGATTCTCCACCAATCATGCTGTTATGGAAAGGGACAGATGAGCTACGCATTGCAGAAACTTGACAATTCGAAGGCTTCAAACTCTCCCTCTCAAACCTCCTGTCTGAGAGCTGGCATATACCACTCTAAAACTGCTAGGGGTACCAAAATTAGGAGTGATACATGTTACTCCCTTTTTTATATGGCGTACACattaaataaatattgcaacatGACATCTATTGTGGAAATTGACAATAATATTGTAATAAGAGAAATTTATGGTCAAAGTAAACCTTCTAAAGGCTTTTTCTTCCCAAATTCTACTAAGGGAGAATACATATAAGGTTGATGGTGAAAACAAAGTTATTCCTAGGGATTACCTGTGCAAAAGatacatctctctctctctctctctctctatatatatatatatatatatatatatatatatattgcttAGATGTGACCTCAACAATGATTTNNNNNNNNNNNNNNNNNNNNNNNNNNNNNNNNNNNNNNNNNNNNNNNNNNNNNNNNNNNNNNNNNNNNNNNNNNNNNNNNNNNNNNNNNNNNNNNNNNNNCAAAAGATAGGAGGGGGGACAGAGCTGCcagggagggaaggaggcgcgGCGGGCATGTCGCGCGCTCGCTCACCCGGTGATTGTGAGTGAGCTCCAGGCTAACATGCCCACGAGCTCTAGGGAGTCTAGGCTGGCCTCCAGGCTAACACGCACATGCCCCGTGCCCCCTTCCCCCAGCCAGCCGCTGGGTCCATCATGGAGCTAGGCAGGCTGCGGTCAACTCATAACCACCACCAAAGACACCCCTCTCTCTTTTATATCACCAGACGAGGAGTGCAAACGCTCCATCTAATCTGTTCCATTTGTAGCTTAACAGAACCTCAAAACAAGGAGAAGAACATGTAAGCATGGGATAACAAGTTAATAACGTTGGTGGAATTTACAGCGACGCGTTCAACCTGGAGGATAAACGCAGTTCAGTACCTAATGCTGGAACTAGGGCGCAGATTCAACTGCGTTCGACGCGCCAAGCGCAACCAGACAGGCCTTGAGCAGGCAGAGCAGAGACTGTATGAACAAGAGTACTACGCTACCACAGGGCACCCGCGGAATCTACACTTCGGTTGAAGGACCAGCTCACGTAGAGCGCGGCGGATCACTGCTGGGGAGGGTAGACGGGCGCCGAAGCATGCCCCGGGGgagcctgctgctgcggcttGATCCCCCGGGTGCGCATGTACTGCAGGAACTGTCCAGGCAGCTCCTCCAGGAGAGATTGCACGACGGAGATCTGGCCACCTGCGCACAAGGACATAAGATCCGCCAGGCGATGAAATTGCATCACAACGTTATTATTCTGTGGCTGTAATGTGACAGCTGGAGTTGGTTGATGGTAACAAGTGCGAATGTGATGGGTGCAGGTTGCTGCTGACCTTGGACTTCCCTCATGGGGACAAACTGGACGATGTCGCGTGTCGCGATCCTCCCAGTCGAGCTCTCCAGTCGCTTACCGTTGTCAGCGTCCAGGATCTGCAGTGGAGGATTGTTAAGCACTTTAAGCGGACAGAAAAGAAGATCACAGGACAGTGTATTGCAATCCAACAGCATTTGTTTTAGTATCAGACAAAGTAGACAAACTTTCTGGCAGATGCAAGGGAAGGCGTGCCTGTAGATTCATCGAATGCATGGTACTACAGGTGCAATTAAAAAGGTGCAGAGCCGTGCTGCAATAAACTGCCAGGCTAAACTATGGACAGGTACAACATGCAACAGCTCAGCTTGAAAAAGCAAACATCGTGAGGTGTTGGATCAATTTTGTCTACAGAATGATTTCGCTTACAGCATAAAGGAAATGTGCATACTGTTTGATAAGGGTAAAGATGACAGGGAAATATTCAGAAAATTTTATTTGTCAAGAATATTTTATTTGATCAGGGTAAAGATGAAGATTTTCGCTTTACCTCCATTTGTTGGAAATCAGCATTTCCAACGCCGACAATGAGAATCGACAATGGCAAGTCTGATGCCCTTACAATGCAATCTTTTGTTTCTTGAATATCAGTAAGAACTCCATCCTGCAAAAGTGCTCAGGTAAATAACACGGACCAATAGAGGTCATGTGCAGAAATCTCATTGCATACCGTGATAATGAGCAGGACGAAATATTTGTTGTTTGAGTATTGAAGGGACTGGCTTGCAATATCTGCAGCTCTGTTAATGACAGGCCCAAACATAGTTGGCCCAGCAAGAGAAACGGCGTAAAGGGAAGAGGTGTATGCTGACATGATGCCTTCAACTCCAACAACCTGCGTTCATAAATAAAACCTTAACATCAATGATGATCTGTCAATTATAAACACCATCATTAGGAGAATAAACAAAGATAGCATCAATATAAGCAATGAGAATGCTGTCAGTAATGGTTTGTGTGTTGCCCAGTTTGTCGAATGTTCAGCAAGATATCAGGAGCAAAAACACACATGATTGGCAATACCATAACTGCGCTAACAGACATAGTGACATACTAATTCCAAATCTACATACTATACTATCATTCACATGATAGTCCATGATTATATGGTTTGAAGGAAATATAACATAAAAAAGTGTTCAGCATGGTTGGAAGATATGCTATGAAAACCTGACCTCAGAGTCATTTGTTGCTGTATTCAAGTTAAAACAGTGTGATACATGACCCTGTGTCCTTGCTCCAAAACCCCATGCAGGAAATCGCCTATCATTGTCATAGAACTGCAGAACTTCGCCCACCCCAAGTATTGCCTGGTGAATGAACCAATTAGCAAGCTTTTGCTgccttaaaaaaaaggaaatcagACGAATCCTAACCTGTTGGTATGAATTAGGTCTGCCAGAGGGGTCAATGTAGTGTAAGGACTGAGGTACACGGGGGTCACCATTTGAAGCTGAAATGGAAGTAAAAATCACAAGATCTTTAACACAGACAGAGCTGCAAAATATCATAAGATAAAAAACCGAACTAACCAGTAAAATCCACAGCCACCATAAAATTGAGCTCAAATCCGCTGGAAATATAGTCCAAGAAAGTATGCTGGACTTTCTCCTGCAACTGATCCACAAACAATTGTCCTTTCATCTGAAACCAATTTATACAAATCAAGAGAAGTTAGTTTAAGTGATTTTTTTGTTCAGTATACCACAACATATAGGAAAACTCAAACCTTTCTTTGTCCCTTATGGCTGTAAAAATTTGCTCCAGACTTTGAGGCATATAGGTTTTCAAGCTGTGTAATTGTTGTCTGGAATGCCCTGTTATCAGACAACCAAGGTATAATTAATCTTTAGAAACAACGCCAGAAGATACAAAATACTTCAGTAGTCATTTACGTACCCTATCAGTTCATGGTTACCACTGGACTCAAAATCAAAACACTCAACTAGCAGTGGGTTATCCTGAAATGCACAAGAGAGGGACAACACCAGGTCCAGGTCAACATTGAATTATGCATTGCTAAGCCATGCTGACAGAAATATCTTCATATCAGTAAAACTGCACTTACCTTGCTTCCATATTGCTGTGATGTTAAAGTGATTGGCCTCCAAACAGGGTTTAAATTGTTAATTACAACTTCTGTTTTGCAGATAGGAATGGGACCAGCAGTCTCTACCAGTTTCGAGATTCTCAAGAAGGGATCCTGTGTAAACAAGTAAGACTTTTGAGAATTGTAACTACTTCATCAGCTCATAACATTACTGTAGCAGTGAAGGAAATTTGTCCATACACTTTTGGAAAGCACATCTTTGTTTTCCAAGTTCAAGCAATGCAGCGTCATCTCAACTGCCATTCTTGAGGAGTCGCTTTCTTCAGCATGTACAGTCATTGTTCCATGAAGACCATGCCCACAATCACTTCGAAGATTCAATGTCAGGCTATGGTTAAATTTTGTGACAATCTGTGAAAGAAGACAAAAATCAGACAAGACATTAATGCCTCATTTCATATTTTGCAAATAATTAGATAACTTGTATAAAACAGAAAATTCTGCGACAAATTATTCATGGTATTTGCGATCATCAATGCAATTGATGTTTTACCAACCTCTGATAAGTTGCAGCAAGCTTCCCCTAAAAAGTCCTGTTGATCCAACTTCAACAGCTGCATCGATCAACAAATGCAGATTTTATAGGTTATATAGAAAATTATTGACtacaaataaatcaaatcaACATTGTTCTCAGGAGCCCTCTCTTAATATTGCTTGATGAAACTTTCTTCACAAAATAATGCATACAAGTTGAGGTAGAAGGGAACTTCTATTCTAGGCTATTTTTACttgatactttttttttcaaaaatagaaTTTGAGAGAATTGTTCTGCCAGCTAATCATACAACTTTgaagcaaatatttactgttcGTGTACAATATGTAGAATAACTGGTGATATACATTTGCAAATGTGACCATATGCAGAATATTGTAATTAAGTAAGAAAGCTGTTGGCTGATTTAAGCCGACATCCAGTAAGTAATTAAGTATTCGTCTATTCAATTTGAGTAGaggaacagaaaaaaaaactaaataacGAACTAAAGGTACATGATACTAATACCTTCACTGAAGTCTGGTGGTACTTTGTGTCAACATCATATATCCTGAATCTACAATGATTTGAAAAACTAAGTTAGTAGGACTGCAGGAGCTTAGTTCAAGCAATATCTACATATCTGTAATAAGAAACTTACATGAGTGGTTGGACAATCTCAAACTGGTAAGACATTGTAGCCTTTGTGATCCATGATGGCTCCAGAGAATTTAATATAACTTCAGTACGACCAATCTCCTCTAGCTTTCCCTTTATGTTAGTGTAGACTACTAACATAGGATCACTCTGGAGCAGGCATACAAAATGTTAACttttaaaggaaaaaaattcagatgcGAAGCAATCAAGCAGGATTGCAATGTGACACGTTGTAACAAATAAATTTTGTGTGGGTTAGGTGTAAGAAAAGTGAAGGTTGTATGGTCCGCTTGTCGGTAAAAGACAGGCATGTTGATATGGAACATAATAAAACTATAAACAATTACCAACTTATAGTATGTTCATTTCCACAACATAACCTATCACTTCCAACAAAGAATATCCAACATTACAAAACTCAGAGACACCCATTCCAGGACTGATTTATCTTAATTTTACAAGGAAATGCTATTATGCCTGTGGAGAACAAGACTTGTACTACCAAGATGGAAGCAAGAATATTGAGATTAAAGTACTTAAAAGAATATAATACTATTTTGCACCTTGGAAAAAGCATCCATGTTCCGCAGTTTTGTCGCTGAGAATGACAGCTGGAATTAGAGCAAGAAAACAACATATCAGCACATGAAATCCTCAGATTGACATCCACAATCAACTTGGCAACATGTATAGTATGCCATGTAGAATGAACTGGTGACACAGCATAATAGGTAGGACACCAAAAATTGAAGGCATTAAGATCGCTAAGAAAAACTtcaaaccaaccaaccaacaaTTAAGGAATAGCCGTA
This sequence is a window from Setaria italica strain Yugu1 chromosome III, Setaria_italica_v2.0, whole genome shotgun sequence. Protein-coding genes within it:
- the LOC101775375 gene encoding protein BONZAI 3, translating into MGGCFSVAGDVRGGMEAVGGGGGGRSHGGAAAQQGGPNDAVDHFFQARGLRGLYTPIELSFSATKLRNMDAFSKSDPMLVVYTNIKGKLEEIGRTEVILNSLEPSWITKATMSYQFEIVQPLIFRIYDVDTKYHQTSVKLLKLDQQDFLGEACCNLSEIVTKFNHSLTLNLRSDCGHGLHGTMTVHAEESDSSRMAVEMTLHCLNLENKDVLSKSDPFLRISKLVETAGPIPICKTEVVINNLNPVWRPITLTSQQYGSKDNPLLVECFDFESSGNHELIGAFQTTITQLENLYASKSGANFYSHKGQRKMKGQLFVDQLQEKVQHTFLDYISSGFELNFMVAVDFTASNGDPRVPQSLHYIDPSGRPNSYQQAILGVGEVLQFYDNDRRFPAWGFGARTQGHVSHCFNLNTATNDSEVVGVEGIMSAYTSSLYAVSLAGPTMFGPVINRAADIASQSLQYSNNKYFVLLIITDGVLTDIQETKDCIVRASDLPLSILIVGVGNADFQQMEILDADNGKRLESSTGRIATRDIVQFVPMREVQGGQISVVQSLLEELPGQFLQYMRTRGIKPQQQAPPGHASAPVYPPQQ